In the Streptomyces sp. f51 genome, one interval contains:
- a CDS encoding RNA polymerase sigma factor → MGDAGRTEELALRAAAGDGAALDVLLRQIRPEVVRRCGRFLPCREDAEEAAQDVLLQVARKITAFEGRSRFSTWLYTVVANCARQKYRELKRRSAERPEVIEAAQQVDPRTTSVIAGSRIDLLEALERLEREHPHLVEPLVYRDICQLDYAEVAERVGIPLGTLKSRLHEARRKVRPWLSDAS, encoded by the coding sequence GTGGGGGACGCGGGAAGGACCGAGGAGCTCGCGCTGCGGGCGGCGGCCGGTGACGGGGCGGCGCTCGACGTCCTGCTCCGGCAGATCCGGCCCGAGGTCGTGCGGCGGTGCGGGCGTTTTCTGCCCTGCCGCGAGGACGCGGAGGAGGCGGCGCAGGACGTGCTGCTCCAAGTCGCCCGCAAGATAACGGCGTTCGAGGGGCGCAGTCGCTTCAGTACCTGGCTGTACACGGTGGTCGCCAACTGCGCCCGGCAGAAGTACCGCGAGCTGAAGCGCCGTTCCGCCGAACGGCCGGAGGTCATCGAGGCCGCGCAGCAGGTCGATCCCCGGACGACGAGTGTCATCGCCGGTTCCAGGATCGACCTCCTGGAGGCCCTTGAGCGGCTGGAGCGGGAACACCCTCATCTGGTGGAGCCGTTGGTCTACCGCGACATCTGCCAGCTGGATTACGCGGAGGTGGCCGAGCGGGTCGGCATTCCGCTCGGCACGCTCAAGTCCCGTCTGCACGAGGCCCGCAGAAAGGTCAGGCCCTGGCTGTCGGACGCCTCGTGA
- a CDS encoding jacalin-like lectin, with translation MRRLLTIAAAGAALLGGLTATPATAADSGTFSVLTYNVAGLPDGISSAPTPRQSATTAIGGLLAPYDIVHVEEDFNYHAALYAADTAHAYRTPTSGGAGIGSGLNTLSKVPYDTDDFERVGWNSCQIDSGDCLTPKGFTFMRERLAEGVYVDFYNLHTNAGTNDGDLASRADNLSQLTAFIATRSAGNAVVVMGDTNTRYTRTGDTIAEFARANGLSDAWVQLVRGGSAPAKGSDALVCDQSGTTVPDTCEVVDKILYRGSRSVTLNATSYHNEHTRFLTSDGLMLSDHDPITASFTWSRDPAFRLSDQFGGPHGDYFDDIDRVPAGARASAVSLSSGARVDRMGLTLSDGTSLAHGGTGGTTASLTLASGEYVTSAQLCEGAKDGHTRIFYAKFTTSLGRNLAGGTTTSDCVTRAAPSGWQIAGFHGRAGDEVDKIGFVYTER, from the coding sequence CTGCGCAGGCTTCTCACCATCGCCGCGGCAGGAGCCGCCCTGCTGGGCGGACTGACCGCGACCCCCGCCACGGCCGCCGACTCCGGCACCTTCAGCGTGCTCACCTACAACGTCGCCGGGCTGCCCGACGGCATCTCCAGCGCCCCGACCCCGCGCCAGTCCGCGACCACGGCCATCGGCGGGCTCCTCGCCCCCTACGACATCGTGCACGTCGAGGAGGACTTCAACTACCACGCGGCCCTGTACGCGGCCGACACCGCGCACGCCTACCGCACCCCCACCAGCGGCGGCGCGGGCATCGGCAGCGGGCTCAACACCCTCTCGAAGGTCCCTTACGACACCGACGACTTCGAGCGGGTCGGCTGGAACTCCTGCCAGATCGACTCCGGCGACTGCCTCACCCCCAAGGGCTTCACCTTCATGCGCGAACGTCTCGCCGAGGGCGTCTACGTCGACTTCTACAACCTGCACACCAACGCGGGCACGAACGACGGCGACCTCGCCTCACGCGCCGACAACCTCAGCCAGCTCACCGCGTTCATCGCCACCCGTTCCGCGGGCAACGCGGTCGTCGTCATGGGCGACACCAACACCCGTTACACCCGCACCGGCGACACCATCGCGGAGTTCGCCCGCGCCAACGGGCTCTCCGACGCCTGGGTCCAGCTCGTCCGCGGCGGCAGCGCCCCGGCCAAGGGCAGCGACGCCCTCGTCTGCGACCAGAGCGGCACGACCGTGCCCGACACCTGCGAGGTCGTCGACAAGATCCTCTACCGCGGCAGCAGGTCGGTCACGCTGAATGCGACGAGCTACCACAACGAGCACACGCGCTTCCTGACCTCCGACGGCCTGATGCTCTCCGACCACGACCCGATCACCGCGTCGTTCACCTGGTCGCGCGATCCCGCCTTCCGGCTCAGCGACCAGTTCGGCGGCCCGCACGGCGACTACTTCGACGACATCGACCGGGTACCGGCCGGCGCCCGCGCGTCCGCCGTGTCCCTGAGCAGCGGAGCGCGGGTGGACCGGATGGGGCTGACCCTCAGCGACGGCACCTCGCTCGCGCACGGCGGCACCGGTGGCACCACGGCCTCACTCACGCTCGCGAGCGGCGAGTACGTGACCTCCGCGCAGCTCTGCGAGGGCGCGAAGGACGGCCATACCCGCATCTTCTACGCGAAGTTCACGACCAGCCTCGGCCGCAACCTGGCCGGAGGGACGACGACCTCGGACTGCGTGACCCGCGCCGCGCCGAGCGGCTGGCAGATCGCCGGCTTCCACGGCCGCGCGGGGGACGAGGTCGACAAGATCGGCTTCGTCTACACCGAGCGCTGA